In one window of Acaryochloris thomasi RCC1774 DNA:
- a CDS encoding UPF0175 family protein, whose translation MNSDLNSVQAEALKKAKEAEVIALLRAGEISSGRAANVLGISRLEMIERMGKLGIPLFDDSLELEELQQEVEQASALLERANAEILGEF comes from the coding sequence ATGAACAGCGATCTAAACTCCGTGCAGGCAGAGGCACTCAAAAAAGCGAAAGAGGCTGAGGTAATAGCTCTATTAAGAGCAGGTGAAATCAGCAGTGGTAGAGCGGCTAACGTATTGGGGATTTCTCGACTAGAGATGATTGAGCGTATGGGGAAATTGGGAATCCCATTATTTGATGATTCCCTGGAGCTTGAGGAACTGCAGCAGGAAGTTGAGCAAGCCAGTGCTTTGCTTGAGCGGGCAAATGCTGAAATTCTTGGAGAATTTTAA
- a CDS encoding type I restriction-modification system subunit M: protein MSGHHQDLVGFIWNIANKLRGPYRPPQYRKVMLPLVVLRRLDAVLETTKEQVIAEKIHLDAKGFKDVALEKALSKVAVGKERSQPLYNTSQWTFTKLLGDPPGIASNLVAYINGFSPRARDIFEKFEFENEIEKLDENNRLFLIIKEFCSSQIDLSPQALSNLQMGYLFEELVRKFNEQANEEAGDHFTPREVIRLMVNLLFSNEEDVFKQGIYKTIYDPTAGTGGMLSVSEEYIKAQNPDANLELFGQEYNPEAYAICCSDLLIKDAPIDNLVFGDTLGLKEAKNKANNFIPHDGHGEQQFHYMLANPPFGVEWKPEESAVKEEHREKGFSGRFGPGLPRINDGSLLFLLHMISKMRPAPVDGGDGSKIAIVFNGSPLFTGDANSGESNIRRWIIENDWLDAVVALPDQMFYNTGIYTYIWLVTNKKPPHRQGQVQLIDGTRHFQKMKKSLGNKRNELSDAHIAELVRLYGNYDHNAASEFGEESRVCSKILPNQAFGFLKVTVERPLRLNFQASPERIERLWEQSAFSNLATSKKRKDLAAQQAEIEAGERLQAAIIEMLETLDSGVLYCDRTQFLKTLNQALKAADLKLAAAVKKMVLAALSERDSTAEICRDKKGNPEPDSELRDTEIVPLPAEIKLPLPLGYDGETGLDQLLSLVKGHCENYLRTEVLPHVPNAWIDYRKTKVGYEIPLNRHFYVYEPPRPLAEIEADIKALEKDIVAMLGEIV from the coding sequence ATGTCTGGTCACCATCAAGATCTCGTCGGCTTCATCTGGAATATTGCCAACAAGCTCCGTGGCCCCTACCGTCCGCCTCAGTATCGAAAGGTAATGCTGCCGTTGGTGGTGCTCCGGCGTTTAGATGCGGTCTTGGAAACCACTAAAGAGCAGGTAATTGCGGAGAAGATCCACCTGGATGCAAAGGGTTTTAAGGATGTGGCGCTGGAAAAAGCCCTGTCTAAAGTTGCCGTGGGGAAAGAGCGATCGCAGCCCCTATACAACACCAGCCAGTGGACCTTTACGAAGCTCCTCGGCGATCCACCAGGAATTGCCAGCAACTTAGTGGCCTACATCAATGGGTTCTCGCCCCGAGCGCGGGACATTTTTGAGAAGTTTGAGTTTGAAAACGAAATTGAAAAACTGGATGAGAACAACCGGCTGTTCTTGATCATCAAAGAGTTTTGCAGCTCTCAGATTGACCTCTCGCCCCAGGCTCTCTCAAATTTACAGATGGGGTACTTGTTTGAAGAGCTGGTCCGTAAATTTAATGAGCAGGCCAACGAAGAGGCGGGCGACCATTTCACCCCGCGTGAAGTGATCCGATTGATGGTGAATCTGCTGTTCAGCAATGAAGAAGATGTCTTTAAGCAGGGCATCTACAAAACTATCTATGACCCCACAGCCGGAACGGGTGGGATGCTGTCAGTCTCGGAGGAATATATCAAGGCCCAGAACCCGGATGCCAACCTAGAGCTGTTTGGGCAGGAATATAACCCGGAAGCCTACGCCATCTGCTGCTCTGATCTGCTGATTAAAGATGCCCCCATCGACAATCTGGTGTTCGGCGACACGCTGGGTCTCAAGGAGGCCAAGAACAAGGCCAATAACTTTATTCCCCACGATGGTCATGGGGAGCAGCAGTTTCACTACATGCTGGCGAATCCGCCGTTTGGGGTGGAGTGGAAGCCGGAGGAGTCTGCGGTTAAGGAAGAACATAGGGAGAAGGGATTTAGCGGGCGGTTTGGTCCGGGGCTACCGCGTATCAATGATGGGTCGCTGCTGTTTTTGCTCCATATGATCTCCAAAATGCGTCCGGCTCCGGTGGACGGGGGCGATGGTTCTAAGATTGCGATCGTCTTTAATGGGTCGCCGTTGTTTACAGGAGATGCCAACAGTGGCGAGAGCAATATCCGCCGCTGGATTATTGAAAATGACTGGCTAGATGCGGTGGTGGCGCTGCCGGATCAGATGTTTTACAACACGGGCATCTACACCTATATCTGGCTGGTGACGAACAAGAAGCCGCCCCATCGACAGGGACAGGTGCAGTTGATTGACGGCACTCGTCATTTCCAGAAGATGAAGAAGAGTTTAGGCAACAAGCGCAATGAACTCTCGGATGCCCACATAGCGGAACTGGTGCGGCTGTACGGGAACTATGACCATAATGCTGCCAGTGAGTTCGGGGAAGAGTCGCGGGTCTGCTCTAAGATTTTGCCGAATCAGGCGTTTGGGTTCTTGAAGGTGACAGTGGAGCGACCGTTACGACTCAATTTTCAGGCAAGTCCTGAACGAATAGAGCGGCTGTGGGAGCAGTCGGCGTTTAGTAATTTGGCGACGAGTAAGAAGCGCAAAGATTTGGCGGCTCAGCAGGCTGAGATTGAGGCAGGGGAGCGGCTGCAGGCGGCGATCATTGAGATGCTAGAGACGTTGGATTCGGGGGTGTTGTATTGCGATCGCACCCAGTTTCTCAAAACCCTAAACCAGGCCCTAAAAGCAGCAGATCTAAAGCTAGCTGCAGCGGTGAAGAAGATGGTGTTGGCTGCTTTGAGTGAGCGAGACTCGACGGCGGAAATTTGCCGAGATAAGAAGGGCAATCCTGAGCCGGATAGTGAGCTTCGGGATACGGAAATTGTGCCGTTGCCTGCAGAGATTAAGCTACCGCTACCGTTGGGCTATGACGGTGAGACGGGATTAGATCAGCTTTTGAGTTTGGTGAAGGGGCACTGTGAGAACTATCTGCGGACGGAGGTGTTGCCCCATGTGCCGAATGCTTGGATTGACTATCGCAAGACCAAGGTGGGGTATGAGATTCCGTTGAATCGGCATTTTTATGTGTATGAGCCACCCCGTCCGTTGGCGGAGATTGAGGCAGATATTAAGGCGCTGGAGAAGGATATTGTGGCGATGCTGGGGGAGATCGTGTGA
- a CDS encoding DUF3318 domain-containing protein, with protein sequence MSDSTNPNSEIRRLLDVMPASGRMNSKIVQAPLQSQVIDCGGSILRLEKRPITINFDLWSQLPQPQCDLLLLRTVGWLKSSRWLKPDLYQGGAVAGLVGTLVELVQGDAVGVVVAAGLGAIATTQIWRNTRGLPVELEADNLALKVAQRRGYSEPEAAQHLMQAIKAAAQLEKRASLTFNELIRSQNLLAIAGLSTVDIPQDLRS encoded by the coding sequence GTGTCTGACTCCACGAATCCCAACTCAGAAATTCGTCGTCTCTTGGATGTGATGCCGGCCTCGGGTCGCATGAATTCCAAAATTGTTCAGGCTCCTTTGCAGTCCCAGGTGATTGACTGTGGCGGCTCTATTTTGCGTTTAGAAAAGCGCCCGATCACGATTAATTTTGACCTGTGGAGTCAGCTCCCGCAGCCACAGTGCGATTTACTCCTCCTGAGAACAGTGGGCTGGCTCAAAAGCAGTCGCTGGCTGAAGCCAGATCTTTATCAGGGGGGAGCGGTTGCTGGTCTGGTTGGAACGCTGGTGGAGTTGGTGCAGGGAGATGCGGTGGGGGTGGTCGTGGCTGCAGGCTTAGGTGCGATCGCAACCACTCAAATCTGGCGTAACACCCGTGGTCTGCCGGTAGAGCTAGAGGCTGATAATCTGGCCCTCAAGGTGGCTCAACGCCGTGGCTATTCTGAACCTGAGGCCGCCCAGCATCTCATGCAGGCGATTAAGGCCGCAGCCCAATTGGAAAAACGGGCGAGCTTGACCTTCAATGAACTGATTCGTAGTCAGAATTTACTTGCGATCGCAGGTTTATCAACCGTAGATATCCCGCAAGATCTGCGATCGTAA
- a CDS encoding FxLYD domain-containing protein, with amino-acid sequence MLTGFPNILSRLLVGSVLVSTVALAPQAARTQTPGDIVVIGDSPLEWSEFQSYWTQLLNLNAPSAPAETQTAASGAQGEDPQALAKKLEKNLRVSKLRLDPIIRLNGSSLAAGSLTNGNKEAVTVASVNFEIIDSSGQLVQTGSAAPQPSTLAPGQTVTFQAELLTVPADAGYKIRLSSDAFVVQGGV; translated from the coding sequence ATGTTAACTGGATTCCCGAATATCCTGAGCCGACTGCTGGTGGGTTCTGTACTGGTCTCTACGGTGGCTTTAGCGCCACAGGCTGCAAGGACTCAGACCCCTGGGGATATTGTGGTGATTGGTGACTCCCCACTGGAGTGGTCTGAGTTTCAATCCTATTGGACTCAGTTGCTGAATCTCAACGCTCCATCAGCCCCCGCAGAGACGCAAACCGCCGCATCTGGTGCTCAGGGTGAAGATCCTCAAGCACTGGCGAAAAAGCTGGAAAAGAATTTGCGGGTGAGCAAGCTGCGGCTTGATCCGATTATTCGTCTTAATGGCTCCTCGCTCGCGGCGGGTTCGCTGACAAATGGCAACAAAGAAGCTGTGACTGTGGCTAGCGTCAATTTTGAAATTATTGACTCCAGCGGTCAGCTCGTGCAAACCGGGAGTGCAGCACCTCAGCCTTCGACTTTAGCCCCTGGGCAGACTGTCACCTTCCAGGCCGAGCTGCTGACGGTTCCCGCTGATGCAGGCTACAAAATTCGCCTCTCTAGCGATGCCTTTGTGGTTCAAGGTGGCGTTTAA
- a CDS encoding flavin reductase family protein, whose amino-acid sequence MLDDNAKRTLLRHLPHPLNICGVKEGEEINGFTLSWTTQASFKPPMIAIGVRQDSRSHAMIKASQVFAVSFLDKSQKDMAETFFKPQKGEGSKFGDVDYTLGEATGCPIIQSALGYIECRVRGSLEEGDHSIFLGEVVASELYREGEPLLLQDTPWQYGG is encoded by the coding sequence TTGCTGGACGATAACGCCAAGCGTACCCTACTGCGCCATCTTCCTCACCCTCTCAATATCTGCGGCGTCAAAGAGGGTGAAGAGATCAATGGCTTTACCCTAAGCTGGACAACCCAGGCTTCTTTTAAGCCACCCATGATTGCGATCGGCGTCCGTCAAGACTCACGCTCCCACGCCATGATTAAAGCGAGTCAAGTCTTTGCCGTAAGCTTCTTAGATAAAAGCCAGAAAGACATGGCAGAGACTTTCTTCAAGCCCCAAAAAGGTGAAGGTAGCAAATTCGGCGATGTGGACTATACCTTGGGTGAAGCCACTGGCTGTCCGATTATTCAGTCTGCTTTGGGCTATATCGAATGTCGAGTGAGGGGCAGTCTAGAGGAGGGAGATCACTCCATCTTTCTAGGGGAAGTTGTCGCGTCTGAGCTTTACCGAGAGGGAGAGCCACTCTTGCTGCAGGATACACCTTGGCAGTACGGCGGATAG
- a CDS encoding Calx-beta domain-containing protein: protein MDNPGILSLELGAIRVREGDEEAIISVLRTEGSDGTISVDYSINDGTARDGSDYTGSSGTLTFGPGETKIDVRVPILADNQPEVDETFNIAIGSPIGAVLGAIRSAVITITDDDTTDEDTVAFEDAEYSIGENAGEASIDIVRTGNIDRTATVNYALGDDYARAGLDFASVSGTVTFQPGEARQTFAVPILEDELQEFDESLTLTLTDPVGSNLGVQSSAQLTIVDNDEAPFTFEREVVVSGLAEGERVARFSAPPGPTAFDWAPDGTMFIANLDGVVQIFDNGELLEQPFIDISEQVNTGGQRGLLGLAVHPDFPESPYVYLAYSYDAPGVEPDTSNTLRPTRLVRVEADPASGYREVLPGSEVILLETPPVSNFHAAGAIKFAEDGSLFFTHGDGTQVGNTPTPEQAELLQSLDNPFGKLFRIDPLTGEGYADNPFFDGDTTSTQSKIYNYGLRNPWRYTLHPETGVPFIGDVGWTNWEEINTGRGENFGWPLFEGGNGVSRRTEALADLPEFETLFQGASDVTAPLFALRHPTSRSITLGDFYTGEAYPDFYEGALFFADNTVGGVSALLFDEQGNIDSAIPFADEELGITQISVGPDSNLYFANVFSGEIGRWVPASINENETLIGGNSGDVLNGGAGDDVLRGQEGNDTLAGEAGDDTLKGGAGDDSLTGGAGDDTVIVNDFSGVDVFDGGSGKDVIRFLPSDGRNINVRIAEGFVGDRREGGQFFENFERVLTGSGNDSLFGDANNNELFSGAGNDTFEGGAGNDILKGGSGNDVIDGGSGDDTVIVNDFSGVDFFDGGEGNDAIRFLPSDGRNINVRIAEGFVGDRREGVQFFENFESVLTGSGDDSLFGNDDDNQLYGANGQDTLLGGGGDDLLAGGLGDDWVTGGSGSDTFILASDDGTDQITDFERGEDLIALAGGLSFAELSFSGDQILLQDQALAVLDGIATTSLVETDFISVA from the coding sequence TTGGACAATCCAGGCATTCTTTCATTGGAATTAGGCGCAATTCGAGTCCGTGAAGGTGACGAAGAGGCCATCATTTCTGTTCTTCGCACAGAAGGCAGCGACGGCACAATATCAGTAGACTACTCCATCAACGATGGAACAGCCAGAGATGGAAGTGACTATACAGGTAGTTCTGGAACCTTAACCTTTGGCCCCGGCGAAACAAAAATAGATGTCAGAGTTCCGATTCTGGCAGACAATCAGCCAGAGGTTGATGAGACCTTTAATATTGCCATTGGTAGCCCCATCGGCGCTGTCCTGGGAGCTATCCGGTCTGCGGTTATTACGATTACAGATGATGACACCACAGATGAAGATACTGTCGCCTTCGAGGATGCAGAATACAGTATTGGTGAAAACGCAGGGGAAGCAAGCATCGATATTGTCCGTACAGGCAATATCGATCGCACCGCTACGGTCAATTATGCATTGGGCGACGACTACGCGCGTGCTGGCCTAGACTTTGCCTCTGTTTCGGGCACTGTGACCTTCCAACCAGGTGAAGCACGTCAAACATTTGCGGTCCCCATTCTAGAAGACGAGCTACAAGAGTTCGATGAGTCCCTTACTCTAACGCTGACTGATCCCGTTGGCAGCAATTTGGGCGTGCAGAGCAGTGCCCAATTGACGATTGTAGATAACGATGAGGCTCCCTTTACGTTCGAGCGCGAAGTCGTTGTTTCAGGTTTAGCCGAGGGAGAAAGAGTCGCGCGGTTTTCTGCACCACCCGGACCAACAGCCTTTGACTGGGCACCTGATGGGACGATGTTCATTGCCAATCTAGATGGCGTTGTCCAAATTTTCGACAATGGTGAACTCTTAGAGCAGCCTTTCATTGATATTTCTGAGCAGGTGAATACGGGTGGGCAACGGGGACTATTGGGGCTAGCTGTTCATCCCGATTTTCCTGAAAGTCCCTACGTGTACCTAGCTTATTCCTACGATGCCCCTGGCGTGGAGCCGGACACGTCTAATACTCTACGCCCGACGCGGCTGGTTCGTGTGGAAGCGGACCCCGCCTCAGGTTATCGAGAGGTCTTGCCCGGTAGCGAAGTCATTCTGTTAGAAACGCCTCCCGTCAGTAACTTTCACGCAGCAGGGGCCATTAAGTTTGCAGAAGATGGCTCTCTCTTCTTTACCCATGGAGATGGAACCCAGGTTGGTAATACACCCACACCGGAGCAGGCAGAGCTACTGCAGAGCCTAGATAATCCCTTTGGTAAGCTCTTTCGCATTGACCCGCTGACGGGCGAGGGATATGCAGACAACCCGTTCTTCGATGGCGATACCACCAGTACTCAGTCCAAGATTTATAACTACGGCCTGCGGAACCCTTGGCGCTATACGCTTCATCCAGAGACAGGTGTCCCCTTTATTGGTGATGTCGGCTGGACAAACTGGGAAGAGATAAATACTGGGCGGGGGGAAAACTTTGGTTGGCCATTGTTTGAAGGCGGCAACGGCGTTAGCCGTAGGACCGAAGCCCTGGCTGATCTGCCTGAGTTCGAGACTCTCTTTCAAGGTGCATCAGATGTAACAGCCCCCCTCTTTGCACTCCGCCATCCCACCTCCCGCTCGATTACGCTCGGCGACTTTTACACAGGCGAAGCTTATCCTGATTTTTATGAGGGAGCACTTTTCTTTGCCGACAATACCGTGGGTGGGGTCAGTGCTCTACTTTTCGACGAGCAAGGGAATATCGATTCAGCTATTCCTTTTGCGGATGAGGAGCTAGGAATCACTCAGATTTCGGTGGGACCAGACTCAAATTTATATTTTGCGAATGTTTTCTCTGGCGAGATTGGACGCTGGGTTCCCGCCTCAATAAACGAAAATGAAACGTTGATCGGGGGAAACAGTGGTGATGTCTTGAATGGTGGTGCTGGAGATGACGTTCTACGCGGTCAGGAAGGTAATGACACTTTAGCGGGTGAGGCTGGTGACGATACCCTCAAAGGAGGGGCCGGTGACGATAGCCTTACAGGTGGCGCAGGTGACGATACCGTGATTGTTAATGACTTTAGTGGCGTTGACGTCTTTGACGGAGGATCGGGAAAAGATGTTATCCGGTTCTTACCCAGTGATGGCCGAAATATAAATGTTCGTATTGCCGAAGGATTCGTCGGTGACAGGCGCGAGGGCGGTCAGTTCTTTGAAAACTTTGAGCGTGTCCTAACCGGCAGCGGCAACGACAGCTTGTTTGGCGATGCGAATAACAATGAGCTGTTTAGTGGTGCAGGCAATGATACCTTCGAAGGCGGTGCGGGAAATGACATCTTAAAAGGTGGGTCCGGTAACGACGTCATTGACGGCGGGTCCGGTGACGATACCGTGATTGTTAATGACTTTAGTGGCGTTGACTTCTTTGATGGAGGAGAGGGGAACGATGCTATCCGGTTCTTACCCAGTGATGGCCGCAATATAAATGTTCGTATTGCCGAAGGATTCGTCGGTGACAGGCGCGAGGGCGTTCAGTTCTTTGAAAACTTTGAGAGTGTCTTGACTGGCAGTGGCGACGATAGCTTGTTCGGCAACGATGACGATAATCAACTCTACGGTGCGAATGGTCAAGACACGCTGCTGGGCGGCGGTGGTGATGACTTGCTCGCGGGCGGACTAGGAGATGACTGGGTAACCGGGGGCAGCGGCTCAGATACCTTTATACTCGCGTCTGATGATGGCACTGATCAGATCACTGATTTTGAACGTGGAGAGGATTTGATTGCCCTAGCAGGCGGCTTAAGTTTTGCAGAGCTAAGCTTCAGTGGCGATCAAATTTTATTGCAAGATCAAGCACTTGCTGTTCTAGACGGTATTGCTACTACCAGTTTGGTGGAGACTGACTTCATCTCGGTTGCGTAG
- the egtC gene encoding ergothioneine biosynthesis protein EgtC, protein MCRLLGYLGPSVRLDTLLLKPEHSLIAQSYQPREMTAGLLNADGFGLGWYHPEQPIAPCIYRNTTPIWSDQNLTNLAHYVESGCMLAYVRSATVGQSVQLSNCQPYRQGQLLGIHNGFIDQFRSTLYRKLRSHLSDRCYQTIEGTTDSEHIFALVCHELEQTPDLPLQSALTATLKRITNWAAAANISVSLNIVLSDGQSLVASRYAYPNPPPSLYWVQDDLSLPSGVLIASEPTFENKHWTAVAENSLVVVTPDQEVYTETV, encoded by the coding sequence ATGTGTCGTTTGCTTGGCTACCTCGGTCCCTCTGTTCGCTTAGACACACTGTTGCTGAAACCCGAGCATTCACTAATTGCGCAAAGCTACCAACCCCGAGAAATGACCGCTGGGTTGCTCAATGCAGATGGCTTTGGCCTTGGCTGGTACCATCCTGAACAGCCCATTGCACCCTGTATCTATCGTAATACAACGCCCATTTGGAGCGATCAAAACCTTACAAATCTTGCTCACTATGTAGAATCTGGCTGTATGCTCGCCTATGTCCGCAGCGCCACCGTAGGCCAAAGCGTGCAGCTCAGTAACTGCCAGCCCTATCGGCAAGGGCAACTGCTAGGCATTCACAATGGGTTTATTGATCAATTTCGCTCAACACTCTATCGCAAGCTGCGGAGTCATCTAAGCGATCGCTGCTATCAGACCATCGAGGGCACCACCGATTCAGAGCATATCTTTGCCCTCGTCTGCCATGAACTTGAGCAGACCCCTGACTTACCGCTGCAGTCTGCACTGACGGCGACCCTGAAACGCATTACCAACTGGGCCGCAGCTGCCAACATTAGCGTCAGCTTGAACATTGTTTTGAGTGATGGTCAGTCCCTAGTCGCTTCAAGATATGCCTATCCCAACCCCCCTCCTTCCCTTTACTGGGTTCAGGATGACTTATCTCTACCCAGCGGTGTCTTAATTGCGTCTGAGCCAACTTTTGAGAACAAACACTGGACTGCGGTTGCTGAGAACAGCCTCGTAGTCGTCACCCCAGATCAAGAGGTCTATACAGAAACAGTTTAA